One genomic segment of Chloroflexota bacterium includes these proteins:
- a CDS encoding RDD family protein, giving the protein MMELNGQPPLGSPLKRLAAILLDGLVPAIIMIPVAAASSVASASLPSMPSDLMLTVLIFLGILTYAGLFSYSAVVLGMWAYGLTPGKWMMGLQVIKIDTGAPVGFWRMALRQIVGQWVSAIVCYLGFLWILFDRNKQGWHDKIAKTLVIATK; this is encoded by the coding sequence GTGATGGAGCTGAACGGCCAGCCGCCCTTGGGCAGCCCGCTGAAGCGGCTGGCCGCCATCCTGCTGGACGGCCTCGTGCCGGCGATCATCATGATCCCGGTGGCGGCAGCGTCGTCGGTCGCCTCGGCGAGCCTGCCGAGCATGCCGAGCGACCTGATGCTGACGGTGCTCATCTTCCTGGGCATCCTGACCTACGCCGGACTCTTCTCCTACTCAGCGGTCGTGCTGGGGATGTGGGCCTACGGCCTGACGCCCGGCAAGTGGATGATGGGGCTGCAGGTCATCAAGATCGACACCGGCGCACCCGTCGGCTTCTGGCGGATGGCGCTGCGCCAGATCGTCGGGCAGTGGGTGTCGGCGATTGTGTGCTACCTGGGCTTCCTGTGGATCCTCTTCGACCGCAACAAGCAGGGCTGGCACGACAAGATCGCCAAGACGCTGGTGATCGCCACGAAGTAG
- a CDS encoding VWA domain-containing protein, translating to MFNPRTFENARPDGFPVLEIIPRPDRPDSATGQLRQFVPLQRTDLIGEIAGPVAALQLVQRFRFGAEVSAEPIEAAYRFPLPGDAAITGVSVQFGETSIQAELAERQQAEETYKRARDEGRQATLLSREAPDVFTLQVTGVKPGEDVTVRTSYTQLAHAEGDGWSLRLPLTTVPRYVRGDERGSSAADGQPFALLRDPGHRFALDLTVEAAEQVASPTHPLAVEAGEGRLRIRLRDGEVIPDRDCVLTWQPRRQAGRPSFQVLRHALPEGKASCFLALVSPPASGAATALLPRELILLIDHSGSMEGPKWEAADWAVQNLLAGLTPADSFNLGLFHSTTRWFARGPVRGDERTVRQAREFLVNHRDSGGTELGVALEQALRQPRDAEGRARHVLIVTDAQVSDAGRILALVEREAGEVARRRVDVLCIDAAPNDGLANELAERGGGIARFLTSNPAENDIASALDEILTDWAAPVVRNLTVEVAGTAVQAAGRRVTVDPARGMSQIDLGDLPAGRAVWVAGRVEHGHSETPHLRLLADGEPLAETARSEGAASRPAVAALFGARRVLDIELIQTSGIAQEERLRQLGYDPAALVAGSAPVYAENARGELTDALRSLLVRESLAYGIASSATSFVATRAEAGAKVAGTVVVASALAHGWSESFLMPRLALSGGGAAFMAMRASPMPVTFAAPPDVDDGAVMEEAVSYDSSDDSPVSRSASSPPPMSPPTPGAAPGSSLPDMSALARTPLDAARSLAGRLRKTASGRDGGTPHGPASPGRRVSESQPPAAPVFAGTPQLVNGEALLFDSTQHPARLASSNLLSRLSVRIGGSAPMDGGLVLALFVDDLTTPRARVRLADLLRQGGARPLNIRRDPAGVVRLVLLDSGGAWAAGAPTMEVYLS from the coding sequence GTGTTCAATCCTCGCACGTTTGAGAACGCCCGTCCGGACGGCTTCCCCGTCCTGGAGATCATCCCCCGGCCAGATCGGCCAGACTCCGCCACCGGCCAGCTTCGCCAGTTTGTGCCTCTCCAGCGCACCGACCTGATTGGCGAGATCGCAGGGCCAGTCGCCGCGCTCCAGCTCGTGCAGCGCTTTCGCTTCGGCGCGGAGGTGTCCGCCGAGCCGATCGAGGCGGCCTACCGCTTCCCGCTGCCCGGCGACGCTGCCATCACCGGCGTCAGCGTCCAGTTCGGCGAGACGAGCATCCAGGCCGAGCTTGCCGAGCGCCAGCAGGCCGAGGAGACGTACAAGCGCGCCCGTGACGAGGGCCGACAGGCGACGCTGCTCAGCCGAGAGGCGCCAGACGTTTTCACCCTCCAGGTAACGGGCGTCAAGCCTGGAGAAGACGTGACCGTCCGCACGTCCTACACGCAGCTCGCGCACGCCGAGGGCGACGGCTGGAGCCTGCGTCTCCCGCTGACGACCGTGCCGCGCTACGTGCGCGGCGACGAACGCGGGTCGTCGGCAGCCGATGGGCAGCCGTTCGCCCTCCTGCGCGACCCCGGTCACCGCTTCGCACTCGACCTGACCGTTGAGGCCGCCGAACAGGTCGCCAGCCCGACGCATCCGCTGGCCGTTGAGGCTGGCGAGGGACGGCTCCGCATCCGCCTGCGCGACGGCGAGGTGATCCCGGACCGCGATTGTGTGCTGACCTGGCAGCCGCGGCGACAGGCCGGCCGGCCATCGTTCCAGGTGCTGCGGCACGCCCTGCCCGAGGGCAAGGCCTCGTGCTTCCTGGCACTGGTCTCCCCGCCGGCGTCCGGGGCCGCCACGGCCCTGCTGCCGCGTGAGCTGATCCTGCTGATCGACCACTCCGGCTCGATGGAGGGTCCGAAGTGGGAGGCCGCCGACTGGGCGGTGCAGAACCTGCTGGCCGGCCTGACGCCCGCCGACTCGTTCAACCTCGGCCTGTTCCACTCCACGACTCGCTGGTTCGCGCGCGGACCTGTGCGCGGCGACGAGCGCACCGTTCGGCAGGCGCGCGAGTTTCTGGTCAACCACCGCGACAGCGGAGGTACTGAGCTTGGTGTGGCGCTGGAGCAGGCCCTCCGACAGCCCCGCGACGCAGAGGGTCGCGCCCGGCACGTACTGATCGTCACCGACGCCCAGGTCAGCGACGCCGGTCGGATTCTGGCGCTGGTCGAGCGGGAGGCCGGCGAGGTCGCCCGGCGCCGGGTGGACGTCCTCTGCATCGACGCCGCGCCGAACGACGGCCTCGCCAACGAGCTTGCCGAGCGCGGTGGCGGCATCGCCCGCTTCCTGACCAGCAACCCCGCCGAGAACGACATCGCCTCGGCGCTGGACGAGATCCTGACCGACTGGGCCGCACCGGTCGTCCGCAACCTGACCGTCGAGGTCGCCGGCACGGCGGTTCAGGCGGCCGGACGGCGCGTCACGGTGGACCCGGCGCGCGGAATGAGCCAGATCGACCTGGGCGATCTGCCGGCCGGCCGGGCGGTCTGGGTGGCAGGACGAGTGGAACACGGGCACAGCGAGACGCCACACCTGCGCCTGCTCGCTGACGGCGAGCCGCTTGCCGAGACCGCTCGATCTGAGGGCGCGGCCTCCAGGCCGGCCGTCGCAGCCCTCTTCGGGGCGCGTCGCGTGCTCGACATCGAACTGATCCAGACATCGGGTATCGCGCAGGAGGAGCGCCTGCGGCAGTTGGGCTACGACCCGGCCGCGCTCGTGGCCGGCTCCGCACCGGTCTACGCCGAGAACGCGCGCGGCGAGTTGACGGATGCGCTCCGCAGCCTGCTGGTGCGGGAGTCGCTGGCCTACGGCATCGCCAGCTCGGCCACCTCATTCGTGGCGACGCGGGCTGAGGCGGGCGCGAAGGTCGCCGGCACGGTCGTGGTGGCGAGCGCGCTGGCGCACGGTTGGTCCGAGAGCTTCTTGATGCCCCGCCTCGCGCTGAGCGGCGGGGGCGCAGCTTTCATGGCGATGCGGGCCTCCCCGATGCCCGTGACGTTCGCCGCACCACCCGACGTAGATGACGGGGCGGTGATGGAGGAAGCCGTCTCGTACGATTCGTCGGACGACAGCCCCGTCAGTCGCTCGGCGTCCTCGCCCCCGCCGATGTCGCCACCGACACCGGGTGCAGCCCCTGGAAGCAGCCTGCCAGACATGTCGGCGCTCGCTCGTACGCCGCTCGACGCGGCCCGGTCGCTGGCCGGCCGCCTCCGCAAGACGGCATCCGGCAGGGATGGGGGCACGCCGCACGGGCCTGCAAGCCCCGGCCGCCGCGTCTCCGAGTCTCAGCCGCCGGCCGCGCCAGTGTTCGCGGGCACGCCACAGCTCGTGAACGGCGAGGCCCTGCTGTTCGACTCGACGCAGCATCCAGCGCGGCTCGCCAGCAGCAACCTGCTCTCGCGGCTCAGCGTACGGATCGGTGGCAGCGCACCGATGGACGGCGGTCTCGTGCTGGCGCTCTTCGTGGACGACCTGACAACGCCTCGCGCCCGGGTGCGCCTGGCCGACCTGCTGCGTCAGGGTGGCGCGCGCCCGCTGAACATCCGTCGGGACCCGGCCGGCGTGGTGCGGCTGGTGCTCCTCGACTCGGGCGGGGCCTGGGCCGCCGGCGCGCCCACCATGGAGGTGTACCTCAGCTAG
- a CDS encoding TIGR03619 family F420-dependent LLM class oxidoreductase, giving the protein MKFGLFGLHRGANADPDVLARRARLAEDAGFESLWLGDHIMLPFGAQALPTLPADQPRLEVVVALGYLAAVTSRVRLGLGVIVLPQRQPVLLAKQLTTVDVLSRGRLIFGIGVGYLEPELESLGASLADRGARTDEYLAAIRAIWAADAPDVDGRYVRFASVMQRPLPVQRPHPPIVVGGSSRPAYRRAILAANGFYGSNYTVAQSESVLREIRALAASLDRPPALGDLEITVTPTEPMTLDLARQYAALGVDRLLLQPRDLDGPEVEALIAMVGETLVGRA; this is encoded by the coding sequence ATGAAGTTCGGCCTCTTCGGCCTGCATCGCGGCGCGAACGCTGATCCCGACGTGCTTGCCCGTCGTGCACGGCTCGCGGAGGATGCCGGCTTCGAGTCCCTGTGGCTCGGCGACCACATCATGCTGCCGTTCGGCGCGCAGGCCCTCCCGACGTTGCCCGCCGATCAGCCGCGCCTTGAGGTGGTGGTGGCCCTCGGCTACCTTGCCGCCGTCACCTCGCGGGTCCGACTCGGTCTCGGCGTGATCGTGCTGCCGCAGCGCCAGCCGGTCCTGCTGGCGAAGCAGCTCACCACCGTTGACGTGCTCTCTCGCGGCCGGCTGATCTTCGGGATCGGTGTTGGCTACCTCGAACCAGAGCTGGAGTCGCTCGGCGCATCTCTGGCCGATCGAGGTGCGCGAACGGACGAGTACCTTGCCGCCATCCGCGCGATCTGGGCCGCCGATGCCCCGGACGTCGACGGTCGGTATGTGCGCTTCGCCTCGGTGATGCAGCGCCCGCTGCCAGTGCAGCGGCCACACCCGCCGATTGTCGTCGGTGGCAGCTCGAGGCCGGCCTATCGGCGTGCCATCCTCGCCGCCAACGGGTTCTACGGCTCGAACTATACGGTCGCGCAATCCGAGTCGGTGCTGCGCGAGATCCGGGCGTTGGCCGCGTCGCTGGATCGCCCGCCCGCTCTCGGCGACCTGGAGATCACCGTCACGCCAACAGAGCCGATGACCCTCGATCTTGCGCGCCAGTACGCGGCGCTTGGCGTGGACCGGCTGCTGCTCCAACCGCGCGATCTCGACGGTCCCGAGGTCGAAGCGCTGATCGCGATGGTCGGCGAGACCCTGGTCGGCCGGGCGTAG
- a CDS encoding Uma2 family endonuclease, which yields MVRFREAVRGRGGLSVAIHSNERRSPSRYEPPLMSFEDFHDWLDEDRRAEWVDGEIVEMSPSNLGHQDILTFLTLWLGTYIDRFRLGRLYLPPTLMHLPTRPSGREPDLLFVANQNLHRLQRTYVDGPADLVVEIVSPDSIVRDGRDKLLEYEQAGVPEYWIIDELRDEARFFVLQEDGRYRRIEPSPTGIYTSTVLPGLSLRIEWLWRRPLPTLDEARADLPS from the coding sequence ATGGTACGCTTCAGAGAAGCAGTTCGCGGTCGAGGAGGTCTGTCCGTGGCGATTCACTCCAACGAGCGGCGATCTCCGAGCCGCTACGAGCCGCCGCTGATGTCTTTTGAAGATTTCCACGACTGGCTCGATGAGGACCGACGAGCCGAGTGGGTCGATGGAGAAATTGTCGAGATGTCGCCATCAAACCTCGGTCATCAGGACATCCTGACGTTTCTCACGCTCTGGCTGGGGACATACATCGACCGATTTCGCCTGGGACGCCTCTACCTTCCACCGACGCTGATGCACCTGCCAACGCGCCCGAGTGGACGTGAGCCTGACCTGCTGTTTGTGGCAAACCAGAACCTCCATCGGCTTCAGCGCACATATGTCGATGGTCCCGCTGACCTGGTGGTGGAGATTGTCTCGCCAGACAGCATCGTGCGGGATGGTCGCGACAAGCTTCTTGAATACGAGCAGGCAGGCGTTCCTGAGTATTGGATCATCGACGAACTGCGCGACGAGGCCCGATTCTTTGTGCTCCAAGAAGATGGCCGGTATCGTCGTATCGAGCCGAGTCCAACCGGCATCTACACATCGACGGTATTGCCTGGGCTCAGTCTCCGTATAGAGTGGCTCTGGCGCCGACCGCTGCCCACGCTCGATGAGGCCCGAGCAGACTTGCCATCCTGA
- a CDS encoding Uma2 family endonuclease: MTWEEFHDGWDKEERRTEWVDGVLISVSPENIRHLLQTAFLADLIKSRVRPNKLGIVITSNFIMRLRSRPSGRMPDILFVANEHLDRVKDTYLDGPADIAIEVVSPESRGRDRTEKLAEYEAAGVPEYWIIDESRTEALFYVLDDAGQYTLIAPSADGVYTSAVLPSLQLRVSWLWQWPLPDLEDALADLPA; encoded by the coding sequence GTGACCTGGGAGGAGTTTCACGACGGCTGGGACAAGGAGGAACGGCGAACCGAGTGGGTCGACGGAGTGCTCATCAGCGTGTCACCGGAGAACATTCGCCACCTACTTCAGACGGCCTTTCTTGCTGACCTGATCAAGTCGCGTGTCCGACCGAACAAGCTCGGCATCGTCATCACGTCGAACTTCATCATGCGGCTGCGATCTCGCCCCAGCGGTCGGATGCCGGACATCCTGTTCGTGGCGAACGAACATCTGGACCGCGTGAAGGACACCTATCTTGACGGCCCGGCTGACATCGCGATTGAGGTAGTCTCGCCGGAGAGTCGGGGGCGTGACCGCACGGAGAAGCTCGCCGAATACGAGGCTGCTGGTGTTCCCGAATACTGGATCATCGACGAATCACGGACGGAAGCGCTGTTTTACGTGCTGGACGATGCGGGCCAGTACACGTTGATCGCACCCTCTGCGGATGGCGTCTACACGTCGGCGGTACTGCCGAGTCTGCAGCTTCGCGTTAGCTGGCTCTGGCAATGGCCGCTGCCGGACCTTGAGGACGCGCTGGCCGACCTGCCGGCGTGA
- the nadA gene encoding quinolinate synthase NadA: MANGFGAEPPLSDAERARLSREVRELARERQAVILAHNYQVPEVQDVADFVGDSLGLAREAARTDSKVIVMCGVYFMAETAKILNMEKTVLIPDPTAGCSLADSITADQVRAWKAEHPGAVVVSYVNTTAAVKAESDYCVTSGNAESIVRSIPSWKKILFLPDFFLGTWLKATLGRDNMEIWMGECHVHAGIRPDELEANRKANSNADLLVHPECGCSSQYVYGKQAGMLSADSTYILSTEGMVNHAKKSSKELFLVATEVGILHRLEKEIPDKRFLAADRAAVCSYMKQITLRKLHRTLLEMSPAVEVEPEMADKARLSIDRMLAVAV, encoded by the coding sequence ATGGCAAACGGCTTCGGCGCCGAGCCGCCCCTGTCCGATGCGGAGCGCGCCAGGCTGTCCCGTGAGGTCCGCGAGCTGGCCCGCGAGCGACAGGCCGTCATTCTCGCGCACAACTACCAGGTGCCCGAGGTACAGGATGTCGCTGATTTCGTGGGCGACTCGCTCGGACTGGCGCGCGAGGCGGCGCGCACGGACTCGAAGGTCATCGTGATGTGCGGCGTCTACTTCATGGCTGAGACGGCCAAGATCCTCAACATGGAGAAGACGGTCCTGATCCCCGATCCGACGGCTGGCTGCTCGCTGGCGGACTCGATCACGGCGGACCAGGTGCGGGCCTGGAAGGCCGAGCATCCGGGCGCGGTCGTGGTGAGCTACGTCAACACCACGGCGGCCGTGAAGGCGGAGTCAGACTACTGCGTCACCAGTGGCAACGCCGAATCGATCGTCCGCTCGATCCCTTCCTGGAAGAAGATCCTCTTCCTGCCGGACTTCTTCCTCGGCACCTGGCTCAAGGCGACACTCGGCCGGGACAACATGGAGATCTGGATGGGCGAGTGTCATGTGCATGCCGGCATCCGCCCCGACGAGCTCGAGGCCAACCGCAAGGCGAACTCGAACGCCGATCTGCTGGTGCACCCAGAGTGCGGCTGCAGCAGCCAGTACGTCTACGGCAAGCAGGCCGGCATGCTGTCCGCCGACTCGACCTACATTCTGTCGACCGAGGGCATGGTGAATCATGCCAAGAAGAGCTCGAAGGAGCTGTTCCTGGTGGCGACCGAGGTCGGCATTCTCCATCGGCTGGAGAAGGAGATCCCCGACAAGCGGTTCCTGGCCGCCGACCGTGCCGCCGTCTGCTCGTATATGAAGCAGATCACGCTGCGGAAGCTGCACCGGACGCTGCTGGAGATGTCCCCGGCCGTCGAGGTCGAGCCAGAGATGGCCGACAAGGCGCGGCTGTCCATCGACCGGATGCTGGCCGTCGCCGTCTAG
- the nadC gene encoding carboxylating nicotinate-nucleotide diphosphorylase gives MTPPGVSNPVSAVSAPADRGSVVSQAGRGAAASFPRSDAVTAIIQLALAEDVGRGDITTEATVAAETTAVAEILQKQDGILCGLPVVEAVFAMVDPSVRITRLADEGSWGSRRVVARIEGSARSILTGERTALNFVQRLSGVATSSRRAAEAVAGTGAEVLDTRKTTPGARVLEKYAVRVGGCRNHRAGLDDGFLIKENHIRAAGGITAAVRGAQDRAAPGQRVEIEVTNLDELDEAIAANADMVLLDNFVGGDGDVTRLREAVERAAGRVLLEASGGVTHATLPAIARTGVDYASLGALTHSAGSLDFSLEVVL, from the coding sequence ATGACCCCGCCCGGGGTATCGAACCCAGTGTCCGCCGTCTCGGCCCCGGCGGACCGTGGGAGCGTCGTCAGCCAGGCCGGCCGTGGGGCCGCTGCGAGCTTTCCGCGCAGCGACGCCGTGACCGCGATCATCCAGCTGGCGCTCGCCGAAGATGTGGGCCGGGGCGACATCACCACCGAAGCGACGGTCGCAGCGGAGACAACGGCCGTCGCCGAGATCCTCCAGAAGCAGGACGGCATCCTGTGTGGGCTGCCGGTGGTGGAAGCCGTCTTCGCGATGGTCGATCCGTCCGTCCGCATCACGCGACTGGCCGACGAAGGCTCCTGGGGCAGTCGGCGGGTGGTCGCGCGGATCGAAGGCTCGGCCCGCTCGATCCTGACCGGCGAGCGGACGGCCCTGAACTTCGTGCAGCGGCTGAGCGGGGTCGCCACCAGCAGCCGGCGGGCCGCTGAAGCCGTCGCAGGGACCGGCGCCGAGGTGCTGGACACCCGCAAGACCACCCCCGGTGCACGGGTGCTGGAGAAGTACGCCGTGCGTGTCGGCGGTTGTCGCAACCACCGGGCCGGCCTGGACGACGGCTTCTTGATCAAGGAGAACCACATTCGCGCGGCCGGCGGCATCACCGCCGCCGTGCGTGGCGCACAGGACCGGGCAGCGCCCGGTCAGCGCGTCGAGATCGAAGTGACGAACCTGGACGAGCTTGACGAGGCCATCGCGGCGAACGCCGACATGGTCCTGCTCGACAACTTCGTCGGCGGGGACGGCGACGTGACGCGCCTCCGCGAGGCCGTCGAGCGTGCGGCCGGCCGGGTGCTGCTCGAAGCGTCCGGCGGCGTCACTCACGCCACCTTGCCAGCCATCGCCCGCACGGGCGTCGACTACGCCTCACTCGGGGCGCTGACCCATTCGGCCGGCTCCCTGGACTTCTCACTGGAGGTCGTCCTGTGA
- a CDS encoding NUDIX hydrolase, with product MPDQLIPNVVAAVDVVLFTVRAAARVDSAWQVLLVQRGDAAFGGHWSLPGVLLRSDETFDEAARRALRSKAGLDARDWYLEQLATFGRPDRDSRGRVVSVAHAALVRTDHLELAPGADVLRIAWFPISELPWEELAFDHGDMLRVAIDRVRSKVRYSWVAFQLLPEKFTLPELRAVYAAILDPSLVRLNTSNFKKAFAALFTTGALVQTGERAAAEGPGRPGELYQFSGPLSGTWRRELRWQGGPAGSRSPRLVVGPGSSEVAS from the coding sequence GTGCCGGACCAGCTCATCCCGAATGTTGTGGCGGCCGTCGACGTGGTCCTTTTCACGGTCCGTGCCGCGGCACGCGTTGACAGCGCCTGGCAGGTCTTGCTCGTCCAGCGCGGCGACGCCGCATTTGGCGGGCACTGGTCGTTGCCCGGCGTCTTGCTGCGCTCGGATGAGACTTTTGACGAGGCCGCGCGCCGAGCCTTGCGGAGCAAGGCCGGCCTGGACGCCCGAGACTGGTACCTGGAGCAGCTGGCTACCTTTGGACGGCCGGACCGCGACTCGCGGGGGCGGGTCGTCTCGGTGGCGCACGCAGCCCTGGTGCGGACGGATCACCTGGAGCTGGCGCCTGGAGCGGATGTCCTCCGCATCGCCTGGTTCCCGATCTCGGAGCTGCCCTGGGAAGAGCTGGCGTTCGACCACGGAGACATGCTCCGCGTCGCGATTGACCGCGTCCGCAGCAAGGTCCGCTACTCCTGGGTGGCGTTCCAGCTTCTGCCAGAGAAATTCACGCTGCCGGAGCTACGCGCGGTCTACGCGGCGATCCTCGATCCGTCGCTGGTCCGCCTCAACACCAGCAACTTCAAGAAGGCGTTTGCCGCCCTGTTCACGACCGGCGCGCTCGTGCAGACGGGCGAGCGCGCGGCGGCAGAAGGCCCGGGTCGGCCGGGCGAACTGTACCAGTTCTCCGGACCGCTGTCCGGTACGTGGCGTCGCGAGCTGCGCTGGCAGGGTGGCCCGGCCGGCTCGCGCAGTCCCCGGCTCGTGGTCGGGCCGGGATCGTCGGAGGTAGCCTCATGA
- a CDS encoding DUF2199 domain-containing protein, with protein sequence MSPQPHSQSREALIGRPRDIAFALPKHLCLVPPSQRAERAQWTTDLCVIDDRDYLIRGILAVPVPEEQGEFTWGVWARVARADFEQYVDAWESDSELQVPLFTGQLSGGIEPYTDADRLDVVVHLQGGGLRPRFLVISDRHPLGQDQRHGITTAEADSMIAHYRRQEQAAESARATQPVRQERGLRRLIRGLIGWFAP encoded by the coding sequence ATGTCACCCCAACCGCATTCTCAGAGTCGAGAGGCGCTCATCGGCCGCCCACGCGACATCGCGTTCGCGCTCCCCAAGCACCTCTGCCTCGTGCCGCCCAGCCAGCGCGCTGAGCGCGCCCAGTGGACCACCGATCTCTGCGTCATCGACGACCGCGACTACTTGATTCGCGGCATCCTGGCCGTGCCGGTCCCAGAGGAGCAGGGCGAGTTTACCTGGGGCGTCTGGGCCCGCGTTGCTCGGGCAGACTTCGAGCAGTACGTGGACGCCTGGGAGAGCGACAGCGAGTTGCAGGTGCCGCTGTTCACTGGCCAGTTGTCTGGCGGGATCGAACCGTATACCGACGCCGACCGTCTCGACGTGGTCGTGCATCTCCAGGGCGGCGGCCTGCGGCCACGCTTCCTGGTGATCTCCGACCGGCACCCGCTGGGCCAGGATCAGCGGCACGGCATCACCACGGCTGAGGCCGACTCGATGATCGCGCACTATCGGCGGCAGGAACAGGCGGCTGAGTCCGCGCGGGCGACGCAGCCCGTGCGCCAGGAGCGCGGCCTGCGCCGGCTGATCCGAGGGCTGATCGGCTGGTTCGCCCCGTAG